From one Portunus trituberculatus isolate SZX2019 unplaced genomic scaffold, ASM1759143v1 PGA_scaffold_230__1_contigs__length_32780, whole genome shotgun sequence genomic stretch:
- the LOC123500431 gene encoding poly [ADP-ribose] polymerase tankyrase-1-like: MPVPAMSSPGFPFSLRQDGAPPDQLYEELLSTISRGDHVQEVSRLLCRGAPLEPRCGRSALRLAITTDRARTVSLLLASGASLSARLLQEAWYSTNVTPAVLASLTTAYCCRLHAEQRRLVQVSGVLVKGISNLLEDIEGDTPWRTTWRGGNDTDRAALSDLLAKAAAANCPLTASFLHSAGAWPFFSPASGSSALHAALDAGHQDMAELLVRDLGACPYVPDSGGRLPLHIMTDKEQQQLEQRLFEEEREKLRDLELRQKADREKAAARTALDVQGVLFNLHKKGDVQTVSADDGRACLLLAVRKGLLQLTYLLLQEGRRPVDGVLDKACGTTAIHEAASHGEDGCVALLVSAGAKLQQRDTYGQTPRHLAAMFGHTSTSDLLARQAVQDPPCRAGTTAKEVMRGFEAYLQLYEKYDGEPLTPSERRNSDSVTRELMKQIEVGKLQQEAQRVAVDLSRGEALQIYEVVMAELKAIIDKVSAAYPTYHGDLRLAGSSRDGSKLYAPDEFDVNIVVHEDGVGVNVSERREEEALLKGRLEISVETNNPHLQGNNFMTSLYEEVHRCLTGHTLLDKRLSLVPPGLISTQVGVALALAWQGQEYPLLLVGVDLVPVLEVPWPEKIPRPFLTPADTTTIQLSNAADATWRCSFALAEAKVLETLSPVERQAQLMGKVILSRLKAEPWMPRHKKSFCTWFDTREWNIPVPSGFCFKNAFLRWLEHKRCEEKDLGRQLGTGGKEDLARHRGEGGKEDPTRELEAEREEDPIRWVVEVFRLMCANPEESREHLATLNSPAYFGGDCEGRKPGDGAPIVVQCLEENLENLRSEPRQPGSDEEHNAGARPLDTDDAAPR, translated from the exons ATGCCTGTCCCTGCAATGTCATCACCAgggtttcccttctctctccggCAGGACGGCGCGCCCCCCGACCAGCTGTACGAGGAGCTGCTATCAACAATCAGTCGCGGGGACCACGTGCAGGAGGTGTCCCGCCTCCTGTGTAGGGGCGCCCCCCTAGAGCCCCGGTGTGGCCGCTCCGCCCTCAGATTGGCTATCACCACCGATCGTGCACGCACAGTCAGCCTGCTGCTGGCAAGCGGCGCCTCACTCTCTGCCAGGTTGCTGCAGGAGGCCTGGTACAGTACCAACGTGACCCCCGCAGTGCTGGCCTCCCTCACCACT GCCTACTGCTGCCGGCTGCACGCGGAGCAGCGTCGTCTGGTACAGGTGAGCGGCGTCCTTGTGAAAGGCATCAGCAATCTGTTGGAAGACATTGAGGGGGATACTCCGTGGCGGACTACATGGCGAGGGGGCAATGACACTGACCGAGCGGCTCTCAGTGACCTGCTGGCAAAGGCCGCAGCCGCCAATTGCCCACTGACTGCATCATTCCTACACAGTGCAGGAGCGTGGCCTTTTTTTAGCCCAGCCTCAGGTAGCAGTGCCCTGCACGCCGCGCTGGACGCCGGCCACCAGGATATGGCCGAGTTGCTGGTCAGGGACCTCGGGGCCTGTCCCTACGTGCCGGACTCCGGCGGTCGCCTTCCCCTCCACATCATGACCGacaaagagcagcagcagctggaGCAG AGGCTCTTCGAGGAGGAGCGGGAGAAGCTGAGGGATCTTGAGCTTCGTCAGAAAGCAGATCGCGAGAAGGCGGCGGCACGGACCGCGCTGGACGTACAGGGAGTTCTTTTCAACCTCCACAAGAAGGGCGATGTTCAGACTGTGTCCGCAGATGATGGCCGCGCCTGTCTGCTGTTGGCTGTGCGCAAAGGTCTGCTGCAGCTGACTTATCTGCTGCTGCAGGAGGGTCGCCGCCCAGTGGACGGTGTGCTGGACAAAGCATGCGGCACCACAGCCATTCATGAAGCGGCCTCACACGGTGAGGACGGCTGCGTGGCGCTGCTGGTGAGCGCCGGCGCTAAACTTCAACAGCGCGACACCTATGGTCAGACGCCCCGACACCTGGCCGCCATGTTTGGCCACACAAGCACTTCTGACTTACTGGCCCGACAAGCTGTGCAGGACCCTCCTTGTCGCGCGGGCACCACTGCTAAGGAAGTGATGCGAGGATTTGAGGCATATCTGCAGCTGTATGAAAAATATGACGGTGAGCCTCTGACGCCATCTGAACGTCGTAATTCAGACAGCGTCACGAGAGAACTTATGAAGCAGATAGAGGTTGGGAAGCTGCAGCAGGAGGCTCAACGAGTGGCGGTTGACTTGTCACGAGGCGAGGCCCTTCAAATAtatgaggtggtgatggcggaaCTGAAAGCCATCATAGATAAGGTGTCAGCCGCGTATCCCACCTACCACGGCGACCTTAGACTGGCGGGCAGCTCTCGGGACGGCTCCAAGTTGTACGCCCCCGACGAGTTTGATGTAAATATCGTTGTTCACGAGGACGGCGTGGGAGTAAATGttagtgagagaagggaggaagaagcccTGCTGAAGGGCAGGTTAGAGATATCTGTAGAGACCAACAACCCACACCTTCAGGGAAATAATTTCATGACCAGTCTGTACGAGGAGGTGCACCGCTGCCTCACTGGCCACACCCTGCTGGACAAAAGACTGAGCCTGGTGCCGCCGGGCCTGATCAGCACGCAGGTGGGCGTGGCGCTCGCCCTGGCCTGGCAGGGACAAGAGTACCCTCTGCTGCTGGTCGGCGTGGACCTGGTGCCGGTGCTGGAGGTGCCGTGGCCGGAAAAAATTCCCAGACCCTTCCTCACTCCcgcggacaccaccaccatacagcTCAGTAATGCCGCGGACGCCACATGGCGCTGCAGCTTTGCCTTGGCAGAGGCAAAGGTGCTGGAGACGTTGAGCCCCGTAGAGCGCCAGGCACAGCTGATGGGAAAGGTAATTCTGTCCCGCCTGAAGGCCGAGCCCTGGATGCCACGTCACAAGAAGAGCTTCTGCACCTGGTTTGACACACGCGAGTGGAACATCCCGGTGCCGAGCGGATTCTGCTTCAAGAACGCATTCCTGCGGTGGCTGGAGCATAAGAGGTGTGAGGAAAAGGACCTTGGCAGGCAGCTGGGGACGGGAGGCAAGGAGGATCTAGCGAGGCAccggggagagggaggcaaagAGGATCCCACCAGGGAGCTTGAGGCGGAGCGGGAAGAGGACCCAATCAgatgggtggtggaggtgttcaGGCTGATGTGTGCAAACCCAGAGGAATCACGAGAGCACCTGGCAACTCTAAACAGCCCCGCCTACTTCGGAGGGGACTGTGAGGGCCGCAAACCTGGAGACGGGGCGCCCATCGTTGTGCAGTGTCTGGAGGAGAACTTGGAAAATTTGAGATCTGAGCCAAGACAGCCAGGAAGCGATGAGGAACATAATGCTGGGGCTAGACCTCTGGATACTGATGATGCAGCTCCACGGTGA